CGGTTGCCCGTCAATAATTGGATTATCCGGCCAGGGAGTCCAGTTTAAAAGATCATGACTTATCCACAGGTCCACATTTCCCCATTGCTGTTCACCGGCATATCCGAAATATTGAGTTTTTTCAGATAAGGGATTTTTTACAACAGAGAATGTATGTGGTGAACTACCTCCCGTATGTTCCTTTTCTGTCAAAAGGGTTTCATGATAGAAATAGGGAGAAGATTGATCGACGGAAATATTTGGTTTGCATGTTGTCAGCAGTAACCACAGAATGAACAAGGAGGGAATGAATCTCATGACTTATCCTTTGAAATATGTTTATTCCAGACTAATTTAATAAATTATAAAAATAACCGATAAGGAATCATGAAAATATTAATGATCTTACAAACCAATTTTCCGCCGGATATCCGGGTTGAAAATGAAATCCGGTCTTTAGTAAAGGCTGGACATACCGTTCATCTTTTATGCAAGAACAGTGGAGGGGAGGCGGCACAGAAAAACTGGGAAGGTGCTACCATACACCGCATACCGTGGTGTAAGAAAATCGAGATTATGAACTCTTTTCGTCAGTTTCCGATTCATCTGAATCCGGTATGGCGGAGAATGGTGATAAGATTAATTGACCAATATAGCATTGATGTTGTCCATGTCCACGATTTACCGCTGGCACCCATGGCTGTTTGGGCTAAAAAAAGGTATCCTGTAAAGATAATTTATGATATGCATGAAAATTATCCCGCTGCCCTGAAGGTCTGGCAAAAGAAAGGGTTTGAGAATCTTATTAAAAACTATCGGATTGCCCGGCTTATTGAGAAAAAATATCTGCCGAAATTCGACAGGCTGATTGCTGTCATCGAAGAAAACAAAGTCCGAGTTGAAAAAATATATGGATACCCGGGTAAAAACATAGCTGTAGTAAGCAATTTGGTCCGTTTGGAAGATTTTGTCCCAAATAACGCCTATTCGGATATTAATCTCCCAGAGGATCTGAAAATCATCCTCTATGTGGGGGGATTGGACAGTCATCGTGGTTTGGATGTAGTCATCCGGGGCATGAATCAATTGATATCCTCCGGGGAACCTCTTTATCTCTTGATTGTCGGAGGCGGACGATATGAGAAAACGATTGAAGAATTACTAAGGGACAGTCTGCACCTGAAAGGGAGGATGCATGTGACCGGCTGGGTACCCTTTAAATATGTCCCCTGGTTTGTGAGTCAAAGTGATGTATGTGTTATTCCACAGGGATCCAATATTCATACGGACACAACGATTCCCCATAAAGTCTTTCAGTATTGTGCTCTTGGAAAACCGGTGGTCGCCGCTGATGCAGTCCCCATGAAACGGATCGTTCATGACATGAAGGCGGGTGAAATTTTCAGATCGGGGGATATTGAAGATTTTATAGAAAAATTACTCCGTGTATTACAAAAACCAGATAACTACGGGCAATCCGGCAAAAAAGCTGTCGAGGAAAAATATAATTGGTCATGGGCAGAAAAAGAGCTTTTAAGAGTATATTCATCTTTATCCTAACAGTGGCTTGCATCCTTCCGCTTATGGCAGGAGAAACTCAAAAGTCAATATTGGATAGTATAAAAACTTTCTATTGGTCTGAGGAAACGAATCATGGGGATTGGTTTATAAATCAAGCCAATCACGATAGTTGGGAGGGATCAACTGTTTCAGGCAGAGATGGAATGCTTGCTTACAGCGAATCGGTTGTCATGCGAGGATTGTTAATGCTATGGGAGCTTACTGGGGATGCGCTTTGGCAAGAAGAATTTCTCCGTCATGCCGAAGGAGTGATGTCCCATTCAAATAGTGCACTTCAGGACAGTGGATTGTATGACGATCAGATAAGGGGAGATATAATTCCCGGTTGGATTGTAAGGGGACGTTATTCACCTAAAAGCTCACTTATAGAGCATCTTCCACCTTTGCGATATAATTATATCATTCATAACTCATTGATTATTTTGCCCTATTTTGAGTATGCGTGGTATCAGAAAGAGATTCTCAATCAAGAACTTTCATTATTATTTCAATATTGGATCAAGTATGCCAATGATGTATTAAACCAAATGCTTGAAGATTGGGAAAATGGATGGTTTGTGTATGCATACACCAATTCGGAAAAATATCCCAAAGCATATAAAAATACAAAACAGCCTCTTGAGTTTAGTCAGGTAACACCTGTTGGAGCTGTTTTATTGTATAAAAAAACACTGTACGGTTTGACAGCTAAGGAAGAAGATATACTGCAATCAATAATTGCTGAAGCTAAAAAAATTTTTACTATTGATGATTCCGGTGCCTGTATATGGGAAAAAAATCTGAATTCTATCATGCCCTGGGATATTCAAGATGTATCTCATGCCACATCAGACCTGATTTTACTGAATACTTTAATCCAATTTG
This window of the Candidatus Neomarinimicrobiota bacterium genome carries:
- a CDS encoding glycosyltransferase family 4 protein; this encodes MKILMILQTNFPPDIRVENEIRSLVKAGHTVHLLCKNSGGEAAQKNWEGATIHRIPWCKKIEIMNSFRQFPIHLNPVWRRMVIRLIDQYSIDVVHVHDLPLAPMAVWAKKRYPVKIIYDMHENYPAALKVWQKKGFENLIKNYRIARLIEKKYLPKFDRLIAVIEENKVRVEKIYGYPGKNIAVVSNLVRLEDFVPNNAYSDINLPEDLKIILYVGGLDSHRGLDVVIRGMNQLISSGEPLYLLIVGGGRYEKTIEELLRDSLHLKGRMHVTGWVPFKYVPWFVSQSDVCVIPQGSNIHTDTTIPHKVFQYCALGKPVVAADAVPMKRIVHDMKAGEIFRSGDIEDFIEKLLRVLQKPDNYGQSGKKAVEEKYNWSWAEKELLRVYSSLS